In the genome of Neovison vison isolate M4711 chromosome 4, ASM_NN_V1, whole genome shotgun sequence, the window TAGTGAGTTGAACAGGGTCTAGAAATAGGATTGAGGACTTGAACTCTGACTATAGGCTAAATAACTCACTGAAAATACCAGGGGTCTCCAAACTTCTTTTTATCATGAATCCCTATCTGTAAAATTTTATGCATAGAGCCCCAATATGCATCCATAACTTAGATGGATATTTTACTGtgatagtatctttttttttttttaagtgagctgagggcttgaactcatgaccctgagctaagatcaagacctgagctgagttggacatttaactgactgagccacccaggcaccccagtatgtCAGTATCTTAAAGGCGTATTATATGCTTCGGGTAAATTTCATTCgtatttttaaatccttatttCAACACTCACCtgatatataaatatgtagatatatatgcCATCTTCTTGTGATCTGCTTAAGTAGAATCTGTTTTTCCTTGGAATGTGGCTAATGAATATAGCACATATAGGGGTTTAatgcttctattttctcttttgggTGTGAGTTTTTGTATTATTAGTCTGTAGTTTCTTTGAAGACATTTTAAAGCCATTGGTCTGGCCTGGTCTGGTTAAAATTAGATAACTTACTCCATAAACTCACTTAGGCACATTCACATTATAATACATGAACactaaaagggaaagaataagTGAAGGTATCACTGTTCTTGCATGTCATGGGACTTCTCCTGCCTTCGAGATATCAGTGTGTGGTACTGACATGTGACTCGGACCCGCAGATCCAGCATGGGTTGCAGTGATGTATTAACTTTAATAAGACTTTAATTCCTTAAGTCTAATGTAAATAGaagttcaaatattttcttctcatatACCAGTTAATTGACTACTACCGTTTATTTTGGAGAGTAAGTAGTGTTCTAGAGAACCAAGCTGAAATGTTAACTTCAAAGTTACAAACCTCAGAATTCTAGTGTCTGTGTCTGGTATTGGTCTGGTGGGTAGTGTTAAGTGGCGCTGTTTCTTGGGCAGCTTGAGGCTGTCATAATGAAATATGGAACCGTTTGACCGGAGTAGACGCTTGCTGTCATTCTGTCCTTAGATACTTATTAGTTACTCTACATAGAGAATTTCATGCTAGCAGTTTTAGCCATTCTTCATGGGATGGAGAGGAATGGGAAAATGCATTTCATAAGTGGTGAGGCAGTAGAAATGAGCATGCCAGTACTCCCTTGTTTGGACGAGGAATACAAACTGAAGCGTGCATAGGAACCAGCCACATAAAGTAAGTGAGTGAAATAAGCTGCTTGGAAGAAAAACAATAGTATAAGCTCATTGATTCCTGGTAACTAACATGCATCCTGAGGATTGTTGAGACCATAGAGTGGCAACAGTCTGGAAAAAGCACATGCCCCGTCTTACATGTCATCTGTCACTCAGTTCCACGTGGTTGTTGCTTATGGGAATATGGGTCTGATGGTGCTGTATTTTTAGTTTCCCCACAGTAAGGGTAAGCAGTAAATCAAAATTTTATGTGCGGTGTGCTGGTATTAAAATAgacaataaattccttttttttttttttttttaatgaattctggGAAGATCACACAAATACTATCTGTAGGCCAGGTTTTACCCTGGGCCGCCAGTATATAACttcaaatttaaatcaaaacagcagtagagaagagggagaaatgagACAGATCCTTTACCCTTAGGTTGTTTTGTATTCATATAGTAAAAAGTGTgtatcttttccctttttcccatGAGATAAAGACCAGAATTGCAAAGATGACATTTATTTATCCTTGTAACAAAAAGATAGCTTTGAAGTGAcctgaaatacaattttatttgtataatattggaatttggttttttctttaattaagcaGTTATTTAATGAGCATTTGCTACGTGCCAGACCTCCTTCTAGGTAGGCACTGAAAATCTTGAGTAAGACCAAGTGCAAAGACATGACAGTCTGCCAAGGGACAGGGAAAGGCATTGTGCTTAAGAGCAGTAAGTACAGTATGccatttatttactaattttttaaaaagattttattcatttatttgacagagagagatcacaagtgggcagagaggcaggcaggcggggggcgggggggggcaggctccctgccaatcagggagcccgatgcagcactggatcccaggaccctgagaacatgacctgagctgaaggcggaggcttaacccacggagccacccaggtgcccctactaatttttttgtatttagttagaaactagttttaatttttattttgggttttgtttttgtttgtttttttaaataaggcagGACACCAGAAAAATGCCTATAGTGGAGTTAATGAACCCAAGTCTATGGCAGCCCAGGAGACAGAATAGTTCTACCATAAGAAACTGGGTAGGGCCTTTAAGGTGAGCTTGTCAGAGAATAATTGAGGGTGTTGGGGGGGACAAATCCTggcagaagaaataaatacactGTAAATACAGGATGTGTTTGAGGGGCAGTAGTAAGTAGTAGTACAGTGCGACAGAGTTGTACAGTACCTTGGCCGGGAGTATAGTGCGTAATAAATCTGGAAGGATAAGGTTGAGTGTACCTAAGCCATGCCTGTTAGGCCAAATGAAGAAGtttgagctttttttcttttcttaaatttagtTCTGGAAAGTCACTGAGGAAATCCTTTTAAACAGGGGAGTAATGTGACCAGATCTTCATTTCAGATCAATGTGACATCACTCTAAAGCACCTGTTCAATAGAAACAATGCAAACTACAAATGCAAGCCACATAATAATTTTAAGTGTGCTGGCCACACTGAAAACATGAGAAGAAATAGGTGAAATTATctttaatattatatttcatttataaatccAAATACTGTTTTAACAGGTAGTCAATATCAACAGTTAccaatgagatattttacattttatatactaaATCTTTATAATTCATTGTCTTCTTGACACTTACAGGTATCTTAATTCAGGcaagccatttttattttattttttgaaagatttatatattttattttagagagggagaaggagcatggGGAGGTTTGTGGTTTGCAGAGGTGGAGGGAAAATCCTAGGCAAATTTGCCGCGGAACACAGAACCCtgcacagggctcagtctcacgaccctgagatcttgacctgagccaaaatcaagagtcagatgcttaaagaactgagctacccaggtgccatAAGACAATCCATTTTCAAAATGCTCTACAGCCACATGAGCCCATGCTACGGAAGAGATTAGAAATGAGAGGAAGAGTCTGTTGGTTAGTCCCTGTGAAAAATGGTGAGGGCCTAAACAAAAATAGTGTAGTGGCAGGGGTGGTGTAACCAAAGCTTTTTAAAGAATGGCATCATACTGTATGAAACgtaagcaacttttttttttttccactcaacaTTAGGTTTCTAGGTTTTATCCACATTGATGTGGGCAGCTGTAGTTCCTGTATCTTTATTGCTTTAAAACTTCCCGTTGTAAGTGTATACTATTatgttttatccattttccttttgCTCCACTTCTTCTCTATTTTGATACTATAAACCATGTCACTGTGAACATTCTTGTGCATGTTCTGTAGTACACATGGGTGAGAATTGCTCTCAGATCTATATACTAGTAGATACTGATCCTTCGTGACATTATGCAGATACTTTGACCTGGTTTGTAGCTTGTTTTATGTTCAAAAGCTGACTTGGtttctaaagttctttttttttttttaacattcttagtTTATTAATCCTCTCATGAAAAATCTGCACAATCACCACAGATAAAGCCACTGCAGCATCTTTACTCCTTCTGTTGTCCAATCTCCAGCTCACTGCTAGacacttcatttcttctttttgccaGCACCAACATTGGCTTTTGCAGTCCCCCTGactttcttcattctgttcttgCGTTCTTTTCGCTGTTTTCTTGaggtctttttcttctcatacAGACCATGTCTTGCAAGTCTAtgtttgggttcatttttctttgcataatcCAAGGAATCATAAATCATGCCAAAGCCAGTTGTCTTGCCACCACCAAAATGGGTTCTGAATCCAAATACAAATATGACATCTGGTGTGGTCTTGTACATTTTGGCTAGTTTTTCCCGAATTTCTGTCTTAGGTACTGTTGCCTTTCCAGGATGAAGGACATCAATAACCATTTGTTTGCGCTGAAGTAGTCGGTTGGTCATGAACTTCCTGGTCCGGATAGTTACTGTGTCGTTCATGATGGCGGCCAAacctaaagttcttttttttttggttgaatttaaccatctttttatttttaattataagaaatttttcctt includes:
- the LOC122904720 gene encoding 40S ribosomal protein S24-like; the encoded protein is MNDTVTIRTRKFMTNRLLQRKQMVIDVLHPGKATVPKTEIREKLAKMYKTTPDVIFVFGFRTHFGGGKTTGFGMIYDSLDYAKKNEPKHRLARHGLYEKKKTSRKQRKERKNRMKKVRGTAKANVGAGKKKKE